In a single window of the Pyramidobacter porci genome:
- a CDS encoding GntR family transcriptional regulator gives MLKSGKHTMNEQVYLSLRNDILSGRYHDGQQLLQADLAEEYHVSRIPVREALMQLSSEGLVEIIPYKGAVVASFSLDELHEIFEIRYSLESLILRYVVQNITEEAAGRVHDLLLASTRTPPEERSRKTNWEFHRALYEIANKPRLLDLIESQYNKIDRYVQMDITKPSAQEYAFKSHDAILQACRAGDTVEATVLLHEHMMTALRRLDLFLQEKISAPVPDESFTLFPPLINRRASEQILMSKQASV, from the coding sequence ATGCTTAAAAGCGGCAAACATACCATGAACGAACAGGTGTACCTGAGCCTGCGCAACGACATTCTCTCAGGGCGTTACCACGACGGACAGCAGCTGCTGCAGGCCGATCTGGCCGAAGAATACCATGTCAGCCGCATCCCCGTGAGGGAAGCTCTGATGCAGCTTTCGAGCGAGGGGCTGGTCGAGATCATTCCCTACAAGGGCGCGGTCGTCGCTTCGTTCTCCCTCGACGAGCTGCACGAGATCTTCGAAATTCGCTATTCGCTGGAATCTCTGATTCTCCGCTACGTGGTGCAGAACATCACCGAAGAAGCGGCGGGACGCGTTCATGATCTGCTGCTCGCTTCGACGCGGACGCCGCCCGAAGAACGCAGCCGCAAGACGAACTGGGAATTCCACCGCGCCCTCTACGAGATCGCCAACAAGCCGCGCTTGTTGGATCTGATCGAATCCCAGTACAACAAGATCGACCGCTACGTGCAGATGGACATCACCAAACCCAGCGCGCAGGAATACGCTTTCAAGTCCCACGACGCGATCCTCCAGGCCTGCCGTGCCGGCGATACGGTCGAAGCGACGGTGCTGCTGCACGAGCACATGATGACCGCGCTGCGCCGTCTCGACCTCTTCCTGCAGGAAAAGATCAGCGCGCCTGTGCCCGACGAGTCCTTTACGCTGTTTCCGCCGCTGATCAACCGCCGCGCCTCGGAACAGATCCTCATGTCGAAGCAGGCGTCGGTTTGA
- a CDS encoding uroporphyrinogen decarboxylase family protein, which produces MFTHKQRIENALALKENDRTPYSMWMHFPNRDRHPRRLAELALANQKKYDLDFIKYMPFGLYTTVDMGVDLDVYPGFEKAPTLHEPVIKDMKDWDRIRPVSGVRGEYAVVLESQRILMEMMDEHVPFLQTLFSPATTLAKMCSPAALVKHMREDPARVHRALEMVTDTTIQFARASAALGTDGFFYATQLSGRKTMEKAEHEEFVMKYDLEVLNAVKDLTWFNVLHMHGAAVRIDEVQHYPVQGLSWHDRDDGPSMEEVRTYSSKAFVGGLSWGENWLTKTEEQVAAEVREMCGRKGVILGPGCVIEPHTPEKFLELVRRTILECAGKSCCCK; this is translated from the coding sequence ATGTTCACGCATAAGCAGAGAATCGAAAACGCCCTTGCGCTGAAAGAAAACGACCGCACGCCGTACAGCATGTGGATGCACTTTCCCAACCGCGACCGCCATCCCCGCCGCCTGGCCGAGCTGGCGCTCGCCAATCAGAAGAAGTACGACCTCGACTTCATCAAGTACATGCCCTTCGGCCTGTACACCACCGTCGACATGGGCGTCGATCTCGACGTCTATCCCGGCTTCGAAAAGGCCCCCACGCTGCACGAACCTGTCATCAAGGACATGAAGGACTGGGATCGGATCCGCCCTGTCAGCGGCGTCCGCGGCGAGTACGCCGTCGTGCTCGAATCGCAGCGCATCCTCATGGAGATGATGGACGAACACGTGCCGTTCCTGCAGACGCTCTTCAGCCCCGCCACCACGCTGGCCAAGATGTGCTCGCCTGCTGCGCTGGTCAAGCACATGCGCGAGGATCCCGCCCGAGTCCACCGCGCGCTGGAGATGGTCACCGACACCACCATCCAGTTTGCCCGCGCTTCCGCGGCGCTCGGCACCGACGGCTTCTTCTACGCCACTCAGCTTTCCGGCCGCAAGACGATGGAGAAGGCCGAGCATGAAGAGTTCGTCATGAAGTACGATCTCGAAGTGCTGAACGCCGTCAAGGATCTCACATGGTTCAACGTGCTGCACATGCACGGCGCCGCAGTGCGCATCGACGAAGTGCAGCATTATCCCGTACAGGGGCTGAGCTGGCACGACCGCGACGACGGCCCTTCCATGGAAGAAGTGCGCACGTACAGTTCCAAGGCGTTCGTCGGCGGCCTGAGCTGGGGCGAGAACTGGCTGACCAAGACGGAAGAACAGGTCGCCGCCGAAGTTCGCGAGATGTGCGGCCGCAAGGGAGTCATCCTCGGCCCAGGCTGCGTCATCGAGCCCCACACGCCTGAAAAGTTCCTCGAACTGGTCCGCCGGACGATTCTCGAGTGCGCTGGCAAGAGCTGTTGTTGTAAATAA
- a CDS encoding L-cysteine desulfidase family protein, with product MFTVTEFLHQEVKPALGCTEPGAVALAVAKACEQLSGLAERVEVVVSDNIFKNGIAVGVPGTNGARGNEIAAALAVFCGHSAYSLEVLKDATPEDLSHAKEFIAAGRLKLTANGKGGVYVEAAAYRGDEVGVAVIEQTHGNITRVKKNGEVVFQAVPHCDGAVSSASAKTLSVPDQVKEMDFEELVALAGRLSPEDIDYVWQGIDMNMRISDYGFENDVGLGLGRTVRAAAGANYENDLAAQVKAVSAAASDARMAGVALPVMSSAGSGNHGITAILPVYVVGTAKHKSREEIARAVAYSHLATSFVKSRMGRLSPVCGCAVAAGAGAAAGIVNVMGGTDGQAKKAMELVLGNITGMLCDGAKESCALKVGTGATEAFYAAQIALAGGGMAVSQGVVDVNSFTRTAENAARLNREGMKDVDHTIIDIITHR from the coding sequence ATGTTTACCGTTACCGAATTTCTTCATCAGGAAGTCAAACCGGCGCTGGGCTGCACCGAGCCGGGAGCCGTGGCTCTGGCCGTCGCCAAGGCGTGCGAGCAGCTGAGCGGCCTGGCCGAGCGCGTGGAAGTGGTCGTCAGCGACAACATCTTCAAGAACGGCATCGCCGTCGGCGTGCCCGGCACCAACGGCGCCCGCGGCAACGAGATCGCCGCGGCGCTGGCCGTGTTCTGCGGGCACAGCGCTTACAGCCTCGAAGTGCTCAAGGACGCCACCCCCGAAGATTTGTCCCACGCCAAGGAGTTCATCGCCGCAGGCCGCCTGAAGCTGACAGCCAACGGCAAGGGAGGCGTCTACGTGGAAGCTGCGGCATATCGCGGCGACGAAGTCGGCGTCGCCGTGATCGAACAGACGCACGGCAACATCACGCGGGTGAAGAAAAACGGCGAAGTCGTTTTTCAGGCCGTGCCGCACTGCGACGGCGCCGTATCGTCCGCTTCCGCGAAAACGCTCTCCGTTCCCGATCAGGTGAAAGAGATGGATTTCGAGGAACTCGTCGCGCTCGCCGGCCGGCTCTCTCCCGAAGACATCGACTACGTGTGGCAGGGCATCGACATGAACATGAGGATCTCCGATTACGGCTTCGAGAACGACGTCGGCCTGGGCCTGGGACGGACCGTCAGAGCCGCGGCCGGAGCGAACTACGAAAACGATCTTGCCGCGCAAGTCAAAGCCGTTTCCGCCGCGGCTTCCGACGCGCGCATGGCCGGCGTGGCGCTCCCCGTGATGAGCAGCGCCGGCAGCGGCAACCACGGTATCACCGCCATTCTCCCCGTCTACGTCGTCGGCACGGCGAAACATAAATCTCGCGAAGAAATCGCCCGCGCCGTGGCGTACAGCCACCTGGCGACCAGCTTCGTCAAGAGCCGCATGGGCCGTCTCAGCCCCGTGTGCGGCTGCGCCGTCGCGGCCGGAGCCGGAGCGGCCGCCGGCATCGTCAACGTCATGGGCGGCACGGACGGCCAGGCCAAGAAAGCTATGGAACTCGTGCTCGGCAACATCACCGGCATGCTCTGCGACGGCGCCAAGGAATCCTGCGCGCTCAAAGTGGGCACCGGCGCGACCGAAGCGTTTTACGCCGCGCAGATCGCCCTGGCCGGCGGCGGCATGGCCGTGTCGCAGGGCGTGGTCGACGTGAACAGTTTCACCCGCACCGCCGAGAACGCGGCGAGATTGAACCGCGAAGGCATGAAGGACGTCGATCACACCATCATCGACATCATCACGCACCGTTAA
- a CDS encoding gluzincin family metallopeptidase → MDFDEALRTARAVNQTAVYYRSLNGLFQYDQWTSLPRRGGAYRQEMSAFFGAQKAKLYASDDARRAAAYLDGVPLAEIESDADRAQARIFRRDYRNAVMIPADTLREFTLIKTDVLNIWKEAREKRDYRIFMPWLKRAFALKAEIARALAPEQPVFDTLVGLTDEDVKTGDISREFARLRAGIVALIERIRSSGKTISRDFMDREYDAGTLMALGRRLACWNGLDPETATFDDRAVHGMTNRPGPLDSRISTARLGRIDMIFTLLHEGGHAMYSSRTDPALRDEGLWGGTTGALQEGAARFYENIVGRSREFWQCHYGALQAALPEFKALPPEDFYAGVNAVSPSLKRTAADEVTYSLHIIVRFELERDYFAGLVTAEDLAAAWDDAYERTFGLRPADDLEGILQDIHWAGDYIGYFQSYALGNIYGAQWRAALLKDCPDAFTRLAAGDIGAIDGWMQEHLFRWGCCFTSPELMKRVAGSELDAGPYLDYLHEKYSRLYGFKI, encoded by the coding sequence ATGGACTTCGACGAAGCATTGCGGACCGCCCGAGCGGTCAATCAAACGGCCGTTTATTATCGTTCGCTGAACGGACTGTTTCAGTACGACCAATGGACTTCGCTGCCCCGCCGCGGCGGCGCGTACCGTCAGGAGATGAGCGCCTTTTTCGGGGCGCAGAAAGCGAAGCTCTACGCCTCCGACGACGCCCGCCGAGCCGCCGCGTACCTTGACGGCGTGCCCCTTGCGGAGATCGAAAGCGACGCCGACCGTGCCCAGGCGCGCATTTTCCGCCGCGATTACCGAAACGCCGTCATGATCCCAGCCGACACGCTGCGCGAATTCACGCTGATCAAAACCGACGTGCTGAACATCTGGAAGGAAGCGCGGGAAAAACGCGATTACCGGATCTTCATGCCGTGGCTGAAACGGGCCTTCGCGCTGAAAGCCGAGATCGCCCGCGCGCTCGCGCCGGAACAGCCCGTTTTCGACACGCTCGTGGGGCTGACCGACGAAGACGTCAAAACCGGCGATATCAGCCGCGAGTTCGCGCGGCTGCGCGCCGGCATCGTCGCCCTAATCGAACGCATCCGCTCTTCCGGCAAAACGATTTCCCGCGATTTCATGGACCGCGAGTACGACGCCGGCACGCTGATGGCGCTGGGACGCCGCTTGGCGTGCTGGAACGGATTGGATCCCGAAACGGCGACTTTCGACGACCGCGCCGTCCACGGCATGACCAACCGTCCGGGGCCTCTCGATTCGCGCATCTCCACGGCTCGCCTCGGACGGATCGACATGATCTTCACGCTCCTGCACGAGGGCGGGCACGCCATGTATTCCAGCCGCACCGATCCCGCGCTGCGCGACGAGGGACTGTGGGGCGGCACGACCGGCGCGCTGCAGGAAGGCGCAGCGCGTTTTTACGAAAACATCGTCGGCCGCAGCCGCGAATTCTGGCAATGCCATTACGGAGCGCTGCAAGCCGCGCTGCCCGAATTCAAAGCCTTGCCGCCGGAAGATTTCTACGCCGGCGTCAACGCCGTTTCGCCCAGCCTCAAGCGCACGGCCGCCGACGAAGTGACGTACAGCCTGCATATCATCGTCCGCTTCGAGCTGGAACGCGATTACTTCGCCGGGCTTGTCACAGCGGAAGACCTTGCCGCCGCGTGGGACGACGCTTACGAACGCACGTTCGGCCTCCGCCCTGCCGACGACCTGGAAGGAATTTTGCAGGATATCCACTGGGCCGGCGACTACATCGGCTACTTCCAGAGCTACGCGCTCGGCAACATCTACGGCGCCCAGTGGCGCGCCGCGCTGCTGAAAGACTGTCCCGACGCCTTTACGCGTCTTGCCGCAGGCGATATCGGCGCCATCGACGGCTGGATGCAGGAACATCTGTTCCGCTGGGGCTGCTGCTTCACCTCGCCCGAACTGATGAAGCGCGTCGCCGGAAGCGAACTCGACGCCGGCCCCTATCTGGATTACCTGCACGAAAAATACTCGCGGCTGTACGGGTTCAAGATTTAG
- a CDS encoding NAD(P)-dependent oxidoreductase produces the protein MNQALAFIGLGIMGKPMARNLMNAGYELHVYARHPEKARDLIDAGARLHNSIAGCVRSAVGTLTMLGAPDDVEGVYFGRGGLMDSARPGTFLIDMTTSSPALAERIFSEGAKRGLRALDAPVTGGAKGAAEGTLSFLVGGAAADFERCRPLFAAMGAKADFMGPAGRGQHAKAANQILVAGTLSGICESFAYARRAGLDLNRLFGLVSSGSAASRQLDALGPKIISGDDSPTFFVKYLVKDLRIAAEEARNAGLSLDVLEAALRNCLDVTARGMGDLGTQALIHHYEK, from the coding sequence ATGAACCAAGCGCTCGCCTTCATCGGCTTGGGCATCATGGGAAAGCCCATGGCCCGCAATCTCATGAACGCCGGATACGAACTGCACGTTTACGCCCGGCATCCGGAAAAGGCGCGGGATCTGATCGACGCCGGCGCGCGCCTTCACAATTCCATCGCCGGCTGCGTCCGCTCCGCCGTGGGCACGCTGACCATGCTCGGCGCGCCTGACGACGTGGAAGGGGTCTATTTCGGCCGAGGAGGATTGATGGATTCGGCGCGACCGGGGACGTTTCTGATCGACATGACCACCTCCAGCCCGGCGCTGGCGGAACGGATCTTCAGCGAAGGAGCAAAGCGCGGGCTGCGCGCGCTTGACGCGCCCGTCACGGGCGGTGCGAAGGGAGCGGCGGAAGGGACGCTGTCGTTCCTCGTCGGCGGCGCGGCGGCGGATTTCGAAAGATGCCGGCCGCTTTTTGCGGCCATGGGGGCAAAGGCGGACTTCATGGGACCGGCGGGAAGAGGCCAGCATGCCAAGGCGGCCAACCAGATCCTCGTGGCCGGAACGCTTTCGGGTATTTGCGAGTCGTTCGCGTACGCCCGCCGGGCCGGCCTTGATCTGAATCGCCTTTTCGGGCTCGTCAGCAGCGGTTCCGCCGCCAGCCGGCAGCTGGACGCGCTGGGACCGAAGATCATTTCCGGCGACGACTCGCCCACTTTTTTCGTCAAATATCTGGTCAAAGATCTGCGCATCGCCGCCGAAGAAGCCCGAAACGCCGGACTCTCTCTCGACGTGCTCGAAGCCGCGCTGCGCAACTGTCTCGACGTGACGGCGCGCGGCATGGGCGACCTCGGCACGCAGGCGCTGATCCATCATTACGAAAAGTGA
- the argH gene encoding argininosuccinate lyase, whose translation MNLWGGRFQGAEDELMKAFDNSLPLGKRYWKEDIEGSLAHAAMLGACGIITKEDAEAIRKGLKEILRDIESGALAIGDEGYEDIHSFVELNLTKRIGEAGKKLHTARSRNDQVAVDSKLFAKNAAAQVEEKLDKLCGALKAKAAANPWLMPGYTHLQRAQAVTFKHTLTAFERMFQRDRKRLRNAVEIMMEDCPLGCGALAGTTHPIDRGMTAAALGFQKPCDNFLDGVSDRDYFCELLGVFAIVLMHLSRLSESIILWCSQEFHFVTLSDAYSTGSSIMPQKKNPDSAELIRGSAGLVYGSLMAMLTEMKGLPLAYNKDMQLDKRAFLPALDDTLMCLEIMSGIVATMTVHPEAMKKALHDGFLNATELADYLVKHGVPFRDAHAVVGAAVLLCEKMGCAIEDLPLEELQKLSLVIGADVYGQLDYENTIKLGVKSQML comes from the coding sequence ATGAATTTATGGGGAGGACGCTTTCAAGGCGCCGAAGACGAGCTGATGAAGGCCTTCGACAATTCGCTGCCGCTGGGCAAGCGTTACTGGAAGGAAGACATCGAGGGCAGCCTCGCGCACGCGGCCATGCTCGGCGCCTGCGGGATTATCACGAAGGAAGACGCCGAGGCGATCCGGAAAGGGCTGAAAGAGATCTTGCGCGACATCGAAAGCGGCGCGCTCGCGATCGGCGACGAGGGCTACGAGGACATTCACAGCTTTGTGGAGCTGAACTTGACGAAGCGCATCGGCGAGGCGGGCAAAAAGCTCCACACGGCGCGCAGCCGCAACGACCAGGTGGCCGTGGATTCGAAGCTCTTCGCCAAAAACGCCGCCGCGCAGGTGGAGGAAAAACTGGACAAACTGTGCGGCGCGCTCAAAGCCAAAGCCGCCGCCAATCCCTGGCTGATGCCCGGCTACACGCATCTGCAGCGCGCGCAGGCCGTCACCTTCAAACACACGCTGACGGCCTTCGAGCGCATGTTCCAGCGCGACCGCAAGCGCCTGCGCAACGCCGTGGAGATCATGATGGAGGACTGTCCGCTGGGCTGCGGCGCGCTGGCGGGAACCACGCACCCCATCGACCGCGGCATGACCGCCGCGGCATTGGGGTTCCAAAAGCCCTGCGACAACTTCCTCGACGGCGTCAGCGACCGCGATTATTTCTGCGAGCTGCTCGGAGTCTTTGCGATCGTCCTCATGCACCTCAGCCGCCTGAGCGAATCGATCATCCTCTGGTGTTCGCAGGAATTCCATTTCGTCACGCTCAGCGACGCCTATTCCACGGGCAGCAGCATCATGCCCCAGAAGAAGAACCCCGACAGCGCCGAACTGATCCGCGGCAGCGCGGGGCTGGTCTACGGCTCGCTGATGGCGATGCTGACGGAGATGAAAGGGCTGCCGCTGGCCTACAACAAGGACATGCAGCTCGACAAGCGGGCCTTTCTGCCGGCTCTGGACGACACGCTGATGTGCCTCGAGATCATGAGCGGCATCGTCGCCACGATGACCGTCCATCCCGAGGCCATGAAAAAGGCGCTTCACGACGGTTTTCTCAACGCCACCGAGCTGGCGGACTACCTCGTCAAACACGGCGTGCCCTTCCGCGACGCCCATGCCGTTGTCGGCGCGGCGGTGCTGCTGTGCGAGAAAATGGGCTGCGCGATCGAGGATCTGCCGCTGGAGGAGCTGCAGAAACTCAGCCTCGTGATCGGCGCGGACGTGTACGGCCAGCTGGATTACGAAAACACGATCAAACTGGGCGTCAAGAGCCAAATGCTATGA